Proteins encoded within one genomic window of Eleutherodactylus coqui strain aEleCoq1 chromosome 1, aEleCoq1.hap1, whole genome shotgun sequence:
- the DTYMK gene encoding thymidylate kinase, translated as MAGRRGALIVLEGADRAGKSTQVRRLVEALKDQGYQAEGMRFPERTTEIGRLIGSYLENKSNIEDHTIHLLFSANRWEHVPLIKEKLRSGVTLVVDRYAFSGVAFTSSKENFSLHWCKQPDVGLPKPDLVVFLNITPEAAAKRGDYGNERYETSAFQKKVQKRYTELMEDKSLNWKVIDAAQSIEDVHNAIKRLSEAIVTEARDQPIGKLWVED; from the exons ATGGCTGGACGTCGTGGTGCGTTAATAGTTCTAGAAGGCGCTGATAGGGCTGGGAAGAGCACCCAGGTCCGGAGACTGGTGGAGGCGCTGAAGGACCAAGGCTACCAGGCCGAGGGCATGCGCTTTCCAG agagGACAACAGAAATTGGTCGTCTTATTGGCTCGTACCTTGAGAACAAAAGTAATATTGAAGACCATACGAttcacctgctgttttctgccAACCGCTGGGAGCACGT TCCTCTGATAAAAGAGAAGCTGAGAAGTGGAGTCACACTTGTGGTGGATAGATATGCATTCTCTGGTGTTGCATTCACAAGTTCAAAAGAG aATTTTTCCTTGCACTGGTGTAAGCAGCCTGACGTTGGACTTCCGAAGCCAGACCTTGTTGTATTCTTGAACATAACTCCCGAGGCGGCTGCTAAACGTGGCGATTATGGAAATGAGCGTTATGAGACAAGTGCTTTCCAGAAAAAGGTGCAAAAGCGCTATACAGAACTTATGGAAGACAAATCTCTTAATTGGAAG GTCATTGATGCAGCACAGAGTATAGAAGACGTTCACAATGCTATAAAACGGCTGAGTGAAGCAATCGTAACAGAAGCCAGAGATCAACCAATTGGGAAATTGTGGGTTGAGGACTGA